TCAGTCACTATGAGAAATTCTTGTCTCTGAAGATAGTGTCTCCACCTTTCAACTGCCATAATTAGAGCTAACAACTCCTTTTCATAAATGGATAATGCCTTGTGTTTCTCCCCTAGTGCTTTGCTCAAATAAGCTATTGGTTGACCCTATTGCATAAGGACAGCTCCAATCCCATCTTGACAAGCATCAATTTCAATGGTGAATGTAGCTTGGAAATTAGGTAATGCCAAAACAGGTGCCCGGGTCATGGCCACTTTGACTGTGTCAAAAGCAATCTATGCTTTAGGAGACCATTGGAAGGTTTTGGATCTAAGTAGATTGGTCAGTGGTTTAGTCATGACACCATAATTCTTGACAAATCTCCTATAATCCCCTGTGAGGCCTAGGAAGGCTCTCAACTCTGGTAATGAGGTAGGTTGGGGACAATAAAGCATTGCAGAGACTTTGGATGGATCAGTAGAGACCTCTTTGTCTGAAATGGCATGGCCTAGATATTCTAAGCTTGATTGAGCAAAGGAGCATTTGGTTTCTTTCAAAAATAGTTGGTGTTTCCTCAACAAATCCAGGACTTGCTGCAAGTGATGCACATGATCCTCCAAAGAAGAGCTGTAAATCAGGATATcatccaagaaaaccaatatAGATTTCTTGAGAAAGGGTTGGAGGATAGGATTCATTAAGCACTGAAATGTTGCTGGagcattggtaagaccaaaagGCATGACCTTAAACTGGTAATGGCCATGATGGGTTTTAAATGTTGTTTTGTGTTCATCTTCAGGGTGCATCCTCACTTGATGGTACCCTAACCTCATATCCAGCTTTGTAAACCATTTTGATCCACCTAGTTCATCCAATATTTCTTCAATCATAGGCATAGGAAATCTGTTCTTTATGGTTAAGTCATTGAGTTTTCTATAATCAACACAAAATCTCCATGATCCATCCTTCTTTTTGACTAATAGAACTAGAGAAGCAAAGGGGCTATGACTATGTGCTATGAGGCCAGCTTGTAAGAGATCTTGAACTTATCTCTCTATCTCAGTCTTGTGGTGGGGTGAGTAGTGGCATGGTTTTGAGTTGGTTGGAATGGCTCCAGGAATCAAGGGAATAGTATGATCATATACTCTTAGTGGAGGTAGAGTTTTGGGGTCTTGAAAAAGATCAGCATATGCTGTTAGCAGGTCTTGGATTTGTGGTGGATGTTAGCCCCTCGATCTCCGGTATGGAGATATCCGACCActcactagtgttgccgagcacacaCTAGCGATGCTGACCACGAATTGTCATTcctgaccacacactatggctagaggtagaagaagggagggagaacagagcatacacacatagcagagacaccagcgttggccagagctctatatagatggcaaatctgaactcgctctttactgagttgtagtggcaaactatttatacaactctatccatctagtcctagtacaactgtcatgctactacagtgactagatatgaCAGCAGGTCTGACTTTGGTGCCTACCCCTAtagtggctacagtgcggcaggtgagccgttcggtgcCTGCCCCTACAGCTGCTATAGTGCAATAGTAGGGAGCCCTTTTCCATGCTGCCTTCACCTGCTgcacattcacacaagagatgtagaagattatctaacaattctttccctaatccttCTGCTACCCttgaaccccctccatgccgatcatcttctttagctccgTGAGTCAAAGatggccgagcggcttggtgaggacgtccgcgagttgccgaccagttttgacgaactcgatgacgatctgccctccatcgacacagtccctgatgaagtggaacttcacatcgatgtgtttgctccggtcgtggagaactggattctttgcgagggcgatggtgggctggttgtccaccattagtGCTGGTGGGTGAACTTCTGCTCCGGTCAGCTTGCTCAGCAGCCGACATAGCCACACAACTTAGAACACCGTTGTGGCCGCTGCTACATACTCTACCTCGCACgtagacagcgccaccaccttctgtttcagcgacaaccatgaaattggagctgattcgaggaagacgagcacgccagacgTGCTCCTTCGTCCgttgatgtcccccgccatgtctgcattgcTGAACTCTATGAGCTGTAGTCTGCTTCTGCctatcttggggaagacgatcccttgatccaccgtccccttgacgtagtgcAAGAG
The sequence above is drawn from the Miscanthus floridulus cultivar M001 unplaced genomic scaffold, ASM1932011v1 fs_520_3, whole genome shotgun sequence genome and encodes:
- the LOC136532087 gene encoding secreted RxLR effector protein 161-like — encoded protein: MRLDIAFVVGYISRFMEDPREDHWTTVKWLLHYVKGTVDQGIVFPKIGRSRLQLIEFSNADMAGDINGRRSTSGVLVFLESAPISWLSLKQKVVALSTCEVEYVAAATTVF